Proteins encoded together in one Planctopirus ephydatiae window:
- a CDS encoding ATP-binding protein, which produces MQLLGSGVAFVWAFGVGGVCIHLINKVMPLRVRARDEIVGLNFVEHGASNDLAELMSTMNDHRTRGDFSQHVFVEPHSEVGQIAAEYNRVLDRVTDEIRAREETTHALKSAEEKYRSIFENAVEGIFQTSPSGIYMNVNPSLAKIYGYDSPNDLIGSIGDISKDLYVDPQRRAEFCRLIETEGAVKGFVSEVYRRDGSTIWISENAHPVKNAAGRILYYEGSVEDVTEVRRAEQWRAEKAEAEAANDAKSQFLAKMSHEIRTPLNGVIGMLDLLKATSLDDRQKRYVTICRSSADTLLGLINDILDLSKIEAGRMELALVDFDLHQLVEDISEMFVHRAEGKGIELACHIAPDVPQRIEGDPERLRQILVNLVGNALKFTSVGYVLIKVSMAQSPTGEHRLQIHVKDTGIGIAPAQQQKLFQPFTQADVTTSRRFGGTGLGLSICRQLADLMQGSIQIESAVGVGTTFTVDLPLTSAEVSTDDPEHEPLAGLRVLLVDDNEINLEILSEHLVAWGCRVSKCLSADTALSLLSKPATSGPAFSIAIIDKQMPGFDGEMLASSIRKYPHLDSLRILMLTSVDFSDAAVDGIPPWDAWINKPVRAGRLLEMLQKLRDYVPLEIARESSAQQPPSETKTPSAREF; this is translated from the coding sequence GTGCAGTTGCTGGGCTCCGGGGTCGCGTTTGTCTGGGCATTTGGTGTCGGTGGAGTCTGTATTCATCTGATTAATAAAGTCATGCCTCTGCGCGTCAGAGCCCGCGACGAAATTGTGGGATTAAATTTTGTCGAACATGGGGCTTCCAACGACCTGGCCGAACTAATGAGTACTATGAACGATCATCGCACCCGCGGTGATTTCAGCCAGCACGTCTTTGTTGAGCCACATAGTGAAGTTGGCCAGATCGCTGCAGAATACAACCGCGTGCTGGATCGCGTAACGGATGAGATTCGTGCCCGCGAAGAAACCACCCACGCCTTGAAATCTGCCGAAGAAAAGTATCGCAGTATCTTTGAAAACGCCGTCGAAGGGATCTTTCAAACCTCGCCGAGCGGGATCTACATGAATGTGAATCCCTCTCTGGCGAAAATCTATGGCTACGATTCTCCCAACGATTTGATTGGCTCCATCGGCGATATTTCGAAAGATCTCTATGTCGATCCACAAAGACGTGCTGAGTTCTGCCGTCTGATTGAAACCGAAGGGGCTGTCAAAGGTTTTGTCTCGGAAGTTTACAGGCGTGATGGCAGTACCATCTGGATCTCCGAAAACGCTCATCCGGTGAAGAATGCCGCTGGTCGCATTTTATACTATGAAGGCTCTGTAGAGGATGTCACAGAAGTTCGACGTGCGGAACAATGGCGAGCTGAAAAGGCCGAAGCTGAAGCAGCTAACGATGCCAAAAGCCAGTTTCTTGCCAAGATGAGCCACGAGATCCGGACGCCGCTCAACGGTGTCATTGGTATGCTCGACTTGCTCAAAGCCACTTCACTTGATGATCGCCAGAAACGCTATGTGACTATCTGTCGTTCATCGGCCGATACCTTGCTGGGTTTAATTAACGATATTCTCGATCTCTCCAAAATCGAGGCCGGTCGTATGGAACTGGCACTTGTTGATTTTGATCTGCACCAACTGGTTGAAGATATCTCCGAGATGTTCGTCCATCGTGCGGAAGGCAAAGGCATCGAACTGGCCTGCCATATTGCTCCCGATGTCCCTCAGCGAATTGAAGGGGATCCCGAACGGTTGCGGCAGATCCTGGTCAATCTTGTCGGCAACGCTCTCAAGTTTACTTCTGTCGGTTATGTCCTCATCAAGGTTTCGATGGCTCAATCCCCGACTGGCGAGCATCGCTTGCAGATCCATGTCAAAGATACAGGGATCGGAATTGCGCCAGCTCAGCAACAGAAGCTTTTCCAGCCCTTTACCCAGGCCGATGTCACCACATCTCGTCGATTTGGCGGTACCGGGTTGGGGCTATCGATCTGCCGTCAGTTGGCCGACTTGATGCAGGGATCCATACAGATTGAAAGTGCCGTCGGTGTCGGTACGACATTTACTGTCGACCTGCCGTTAACCTCTGCTGAGGTTTCAACAGATGATCCAGAGCATGAGCCATTAGCCGGGCTGCGTGTTCTGCTGGTCGATGATAACGAAATCAATCTCGAAATTCTCAGCGAACATCTGGTTGCCTGGGGCTGCCGGGTCAGTAAATGCCTCTCAGCCGATACCGCATTATCACTATTAAGTAAACCAGCGACCTCAGGTCCAGCTTTCTCGATCGCCATTATCGATAAACAAATGCCAGGCTTTGATGGTGAAATGCTCGCCAGCAGTATTCGCAAGTATCCACACCTGGATTCCCTGCGCATTCTCATGCTGACCAGTGTGGACTTCAGTGATGCCGCAGTGGATGGCATTCCCCCCTGGGATGCGTGGATCAATAAACCTGTCCGGGCAGGACGTCTGCTCGAGATGTTGCAGAAACTGCGCGACTACGTTCCTTTAGAAATTGCTCGTGAATCGTCTGCACAACAACCACCATCAGAAACCAAAACACCTTCCGCGCGCGAATTCTGA
- a CDS encoding Hpt domain-containing protein, whose translation MDGYLTKPIDHAQLSNTLLQILTTHQPVPQQEHKVDIELSRKKNLLTQSSAISVETIPQVVTAIETISPAKNITKSILSSVSSDSIAIPEAIIDVHQQMIEAVQFQELVNRCRRDHEFALRVLQKFATRILADKAQFALALAAEDSKTLKSLSHSLKGAAANVGATRLAQLAGNLEQQISDDSLTVHEQNMNDLFNEIDTVREWIDRKFLAEHAPASAAGSVTL comes from the coding sequence ATGGATGGCTATCTCACAAAGCCAATTGACCATGCTCAATTGAGTAACACGTTGTTGCAAATACTGACAACTCATCAGCCGGTTCCACAGCAAGAACACAAAGTTGATATTGAGTTATCCCGCAAAAAGAATCTGCTAACACAATCGTCCGCGATCTCTGTAGAAACAATTCCACAAGTAGTGACGGCTATCGAAACGATTTCACCTGCAAAAAATATTACGAAGTCAATTCTTTCTTCAGTCTCTAGTGATTCCATTGCGATACCAGAGGCCATCATTGATGTTCATCAGCAAATGATCGAAGCGGTGCAATTTCAGGAATTGGTCAATCGCTGCCGGAGAGATCACGAGTTCGCCCTGAGAGTTCTTCAAAAATTTGCCACACGTATACTTGCTGATAAGGCACAATTCGCACTCGCTTTAGCTGCCGAAGATTCAAAAACTCTCAAATCGTTATCCCACTCCTTGAAAGGTGCCGCAGCTAACGTTGGTGCGACTCGATTGGCCCAATTGGCTGGAAATCTCGAACAGCAGATCAGCGACGATTCTTTAACTGTTCATGAACAGAATATGAATGACTTATTCAATGAAATTGATACAGTCAGAGAGTGGATCGATCGAAAGTTTCTGGCGGAGCATGCTCCAGCCAGTGCTGCTGGATCGGTGACTCTCTAG
- a CDS encoding UDP-N-acetylmuramoyl-tripeptide--D-alanyl-D-alanine ligase — protein sequence MKRHPLDVLATMLCGTILGDQRTVATAEKKFSGRVSIDSRKLNEGDLFLALSTGQRDGHLFLSDAAKAGAAFAIIERHFEAEFASLKLSIPAVVVADSVLALQLIAASHRDEFDGLVVGITGSVGKTSTRSMLYEVLQARYSGRQSPANFNNTLGLPLSILELECTQDEFAVLEMGAGQRGDIARLCEIAQPEMGVITSIGLAHLATFGTPLSVAESKAELFESLPENGVAFFPGHDPFALVLKDKAHCRTVTVGEDAVNDWTIQQVRAVRDGYRFVMDGQDYFIRTVARHFVQNAGLAIAVGREVGISNAEIADQLAKWQPVSGRCSLISHSSLTILDDCYNSSPSAMAAALRTLEELGEREETRTIAVLGDMAELGEISEREHRRVGQLAGGLSIDFILAVGQHADLVAKAAKATNLSSHRLAVARDVEMAWMLLECWIEEGDVILVKGSRSMGLERIVENLRSFQPAVRDRFHRLSA from the coding sequence ATGAAACGACATCCGCTTGACGTTCTGGCAACGATGCTTTGCGGGACAATTCTGGGTGATCAGCGAACTGTCGCTACCGCTGAAAAGAAGTTCTCGGGCCGGGTATCGATTGATTCGAGAAAACTTAACGAAGGAGACCTGTTTCTCGCTCTGTCGACGGGTCAGCGGGATGGGCATTTATTCCTGAGTGATGCCGCGAAGGCAGGTGCCGCCTTTGCCATTATTGAACGTCACTTCGAGGCGGAGTTCGCCTCGCTCAAGTTATCAATACCGGCTGTGGTAGTGGCAGATTCGGTTTTGGCTTTGCAGTTAATCGCTGCGAGTCATCGCGATGAGTTTGATGGCCTGGTCGTGGGCATTACCGGGAGCGTGGGAAAAACGAGTACACGTTCGATGCTCTACGAAGTGTTGCAGGCCAGATACTCTGGTCGGCAAAGCCCTGCCAATTTTAATAATACACTGGGGTTGCCGTTATCAATTCTTGAACTCGAATGTACACAGGATGAGTTTGCAGTTCTCGAAATGGGGGCCGGCCAGCGAGGGGATATCGCACGACTATGTGAAATTGCCCAACCCGAAATGGGAGTTATTACGTCGATTGGTCTGGCTCACTTGGCAACGTTCGGGACACCACTCAGTGTGGCCGAATCAAAGGCAGAACTGTTTGAATCGTTGCCCGAAAATGGAGTGGCATTCTTTCCGGGGCATGATCCATTTGCTCTGGTTCTTAAAGACAAGGCCCATTGCCGCACCGTGACTGTCGGTGAAGATGCCGTCAACGACTGGACGATTCAGCAGGTTCGTGCTGTGAGGGATGGCTATCGATTTGTGATGGATGGCCAGGACTACTTCATTCGAACGGTCGCCCGCCATTTTGTTCAGAATGCAGGCCTGGCGATTGCCGTGGGGCGGGAAGTGGGAATCTCGAATGCCGAGATCGCAGATCAATTGGCCAAGTGGCAGCCAGTAAGCGGCCGCTGTTCGCTGATTTCACATTCATCACTGACGATTCTGGATGATTGCTACAATTCGAGCCCTTCGGCCATGGCAGCGGCACTACGCACATTAGAAGAGCTGGGAGAACGCGAAGAAACCCGTACCATCGCAGTGCTGGGCGATATGGCCGAGTTAGGTGAGATCAGCGAGCGGGAACACCGTCGTGTGGGACAATTGGCGGGCGGGCTTTCGATCGACTTTATCCTGGCTGTGGGCCAGCATGCGGATCTGGTGGCCAAAGCGGCCAAGGCGACGAATCTTTCATCACATCGGTTGGCTGTCGCTCGAGATGTCGAAATGGCGTGGATGCTGCTGGAATGCTGGATCGAAGAGGGCGATGTGATTCTTGTGAAAGGGTCACGTTCGATGGGGCTGGAACGAATAGTAGAAAACCTGCGATCATTTCAACCCGCAGTCCGAGACAGATTCCATCGACTATCGGCATGA
- a CDS encoding HD domain-containing phosphohydrolase, which produces MKILIVDDDDMILEMLEHTLVPAGYEVLRAHNGTMALEILSQEPCRLVISDWDMPGMSGIDLCRAVRSQDFVSYVYVLLLTSHNSRESLVEGMIAGADDFVNKPFDPEELLVRLRAGVRVLSLETREVLIHSLAKLTESRDPDTGHHLERVQHYSRVLADELSRSERYRDMIDAEFIRLVFLTSPLHDIGKVGVPDSVLLKPGKLTSEEFEVMKRHTTLGSETLSSALERMPEARFLQVARDIAASHHEKFDGSGYPAGLKGTEIPLAARIVALADVYDALTTKRVYKEACSPEVTREIIVNSSGTHFDPDVVDAFISCEHMFDVIREQFMDISKLS; this is translated from the coding sequence ATGAAAATCCTGATTGTTGATGATGACGACATGATCCTCGAAATGCTCGAGCACACTTTAGTACCTGCCGGGTACGAGGTCCTTCGTGCCCATAATGGAACGATGGCTCTGGAAATTCTGTCGCAGGAACCTTGTCGACTCGTGATTTCTGACTGGGATATGCCCGGCATGAGTGGAATCGATCTCTGCAGAGCCGTCCGCTCTCAGGATTTCGTCAGCTATGTCTATGTCCTGCTGCTCACCAGCCACAATAGCCGGGAATCCCTGGTGGAAGGGATGATTGCCGGTGCCGATGATTTCGTGAACAAACCCTTCGATCCCGAAGAACTTCTGGTGAGATTAAGAGCCGGAGTCAGAGTTCTCTCGCTGGAAACTCGTGAAGTCCTCATTCACTCGCTGGCCAAACTGACTGAATCCAGAGATCCTGATACTGGTCACCATCTGGAGCGTGTCCAGCACTACTCGCGAGTTCTGGCCGATGAATTGAGCCGCTCAGAGCGTTATCGCGATATGATTGATGCGGAATTCATCCGTCTGGTCTTCCTCACCAGCCCGCTGCACGATATTGGCAAAGTCGGTGTGCCCGATAGCGTGCTTCTTAAGCCGGGGAAGCTGACGAGTGAAGAATTTGAAGTCATGAAGAGACACACGACCTTAGGCTCGGAAACGCTGTCTTCTGCACTCGAACGCATGCCCGAAGCCAGATTTCTCCAAGTCGCTAGAGATATTGCCGCCAGCCATCATGAAAAATTCGATGGTTCCGGCTATCCCGCCGGTCTTAAAGGAACCGAAATTCCACTGGCTGCCCGGATCGTGGCTCTGGCCGATGTTTACGATGCGTTAACCACCAAACGCGTTTACAAAGAAGCCTGTTCGCCCGAAGTCACTCGCGAGATTATCGTCAATTCATCCGGGACTCATTTCGACCCGGACGTTGTGGACGCTTTTATCTCCTGCGAACATATGTTCGACGTGATTCGCGAACAATTTATGGATATCTCAAAACTCTCCTGA
- a CDS encoding UDP-N-acetylmuramoyl-L-alanyl-D-glutamate--2,6-diaminopimelate ligase: MPPQHALPASLSLKDHLPTAELMGAGDIYFNDVTLDSRECRPKTLFVAAPGRRSHGSQFVEEAISRGAVGVVTSQVLANCPLPQCLVANPRAAYAYLSQSLYGHPASRLRMMGVTGTNGKTTVSWMTRALMAKSGHRTGLLGTVEYFDGYRAEPSVLTTPDAKLMAFWQHRMVSRGTTHLAMELSSHALDQSRAAALPLDCAIITNITHDHLDYHGDFARYREAKARILDLVKPGGTIALHINDPGAASLVSQVPAECRLIRYGVNVDAELSAQILSESLSGTTFRVQYQGQVMQMKLRILGRHNIENALAALAAGLAWKVPFLSMAEALEEFRPVPGRMERCTWGEPFDIFVDYAHTPDALSRALCSLRGLTRGRLICVFGAGGDRDATKRPLLGRAASQADVAIITSDNPRSENPEKIIQQICDGVPAQQVEVVIEVDRKLAIQHAIEQALPGDMILIAGKGHESEQIIGGSHLPFDDRRVVRELLENRSKEVLNRLSPVATFSENPYTVSGYSDMSPAVSPMGMTLQTDAILLNPATVETDSLQRVSA; encoded by the coding sequence ATGCCACCACAGCATGCTCTCCCCGCATCACTGAGTCTGAAAGATCATCTTCCGACCGCAGAGTTAATGGGGGCGGGTGACATCTACTTCAACGATGTCACACTCGACAGTCGTGAGTGTCGCCCGAAAACATTGTTTGTGGCAGCACCGGGTCGACGTAGTCATGGCAGCCAGTTTGTCGAAGAGGCCATTTCCCGCGGCGCTGTGGGAGTGGTGACTTCTCAAGTCTTAGCGAATTGCCCGCTTCCCCAATGTCTCGTGGCGAATCCTCGGGCCGCTTATGCTTATCTCTCGCAATCGCTGTACGGTCATCCCGCCAGCCGTCTGAGAATGATGGGTGTCACGGGGACCAATGGAAAAACGACAGTCAGTTGGATGACGCGAGCGCTGATGGCCAAATCCGGGCATCGGACGGGCTTATTGGGAACCGTGGAATACTTTGATGGTTATCGTGCAGAGCCCTCGGTATTGACGACTCCTGATGCGAAATTGATGGCTTTCTGGCAGCATCGCATGGTCAGCCGGGGGACAACTCATCTGGCCATGGAACTATCGAGTCACGCTCTGGATCAATCGAGAGCTGCCGCGTTACCACTTGATTGTGCGATTATCACCAATATCACGCACGATCATCTCGATTATCATGGTGATTTTGCCCGATATCGCGAAGCCAAAGCCCGAATTCTGGATCTCGTCAAACCTGGGGGAACCATCGCGCTACATATCAACGACCCGGGAGCCGCCTCGCTGGTGAGTCAGGTGCCTGCGGAATGCCGTCTGATTCGCTATGGCGTGAATGTCGATGCCGAGCTCTCGGCTCAGATTCTGAGTGAATCTTTGAGCGGGACGACATTCCGTGTGCAATACCAGGGTCAGGTGATGCAGATGAAGCTCCGCATTCTCGGGCGGCACAACATCGAGAACGCACTGGCAGCTTTAGCTGCCGGGCTGGCCTGGAAAGTTCCCTTTTTATCGATGGCAGAAGCCTTGGAAGAGTTTCGGCCAGTGCCGGGAAGAATGGAACGCTGCACTTGGGGTGAACCGTTTGATATTTTTGTGGATTACGCTCACACCCCTGATGCATTGAGCAGAGCGTTATGTTCGCTGCGCGGGCTGACGAGAGGCCGGTTGATTTGTGTCTTTGGAGCTGGCGGAGATCGCGATGCCACCAAACGGCCACTGCTGGGTCGCGCTGCCAGCCAGGCCGATGTCGCCATCATTACCAGTGATAATCCGCGATCAGAAAACCCCGAAAAGATCATTCAGCAGATTTGCGATGGGGTACCTGCACAACAGGTCGAAGTCGTGATTGAAGTCGACCGAAAGCTGGCAATTCAACATGCCATTGAGCAGGCGCTGCCCGGTGACATGATTTTGATTGCCGGGAAGGGACATGAGAGCGAGCAGATTATCGGAGGAAGTCATCTCCCTTTCGATGATCGGCGAGTGGTGCGTGAGCTACTGGAAAATCGATCCAAAGAAGTGCTGAATCGGCTGTCACCAGTAGCGACTTTCAGTGAAAACCCTTACACAGTATCTGGTTACAGCGATATGTCTCCCGCTGTTTCGCCCATGGGAATGACTTTACAGACAGATGCCATTCTGCTCAATCCGGCCACTGTCGAAACAGATTCCTTGCAGCGTGTGAGCGCCTGA